One stretch of Amycolatopsis sp. NBC_00345 DNA includes these proteins:
- a CDS encoding pyruvate carboxylase yields the protein MFRKVLVANRGEIAIRAFRAGYELGAGTVAVFPHEDRNSLHRLKADEAYEIGEPGHPVRAYLSVNEIVAAAEKAGADAVYPGYGFLSENPDLARACEEAGITFVGPSADILELTGNKARAVKAAREAGVPVLGSSEPSSDIDALVAAADDLGFPLFVKAVAGGGGRGMRRVLEPAQLRESIEAAAREAESAFGDPTVFLEKAVVEPRHIEVQILADGVGNIIHLYERDCSVQRRHQKVVELAPAPNLDPELRARICADAVKFARQIGYRNAGTVEFLLDKQGNHVFIEMNPRIQVEHTVTEEVTDVDLVQSQLRIAAGETLDDLGLSQDKIYLRGAALQCRITTEDPANGFRPDTGMISAYRSPGGSGIRLDGGTAFSGTEISAHFDSLLVKLTCRGRDFKTAVGRARRAVAEFRIRGVATNIPFLQAVLDDPDFREGHVTTSFIEERPHLLTARHSADRGTRLLTYLADQTVNKPHGERPRTPEAAAKLPKIPAGFKPADGSKQKLTELGPVGFASWLRESPLLGVTDTTFRDAHQSLLATRVRTKDLLAVAPVVAATVPQLLSLECWGGATYDVALRFLAEDPWERLAQLRKAVPNICLQMLLRGRNTVGYTPYPTEVTHAFVEEATATGIDIFRIFDALNDVEQMRPAIEAVRETGTAVAEVALCYTSDLSDPGEKLYTLDYYLRLAEQIVGAGAHILAIKDMAGLLRAPAAAKLVTVLRKEFDLPVHIHTHDTAGGQLATYLAAIQAGADAVDGAVSSMAGTTSQPSLGSIVAATDHSDHSTGLDLQAIGDLEPYWESVRKIYAPFEAGLASPTGRVYHHEIPGGQLSNLRTQAIALGLGDRFEDIEAMYAAADKILGHLVKVTPSSKVVGDLALHLVGAGVSPEDFEAEPNKFDIPDSVIGFLRGELGDPPGGWPEPFRTKALEGRSAAKPVAELSEEDRKELTDDRRGALNRLLFPGPTKEFQTHREAYGDTSVLPSKDFFYGLRPGEEYAVDLEPGVRLLIELEAIGEADERGMRTVMSSLNGQIRPIQIRDRSIASDIPATEKAEKGNPKQIAAPFAGVVTLQVAEGDEVESGATVATIEAMKMEASITASTAGKVGRLAITSVQQVEGGDLLIVLE from the coding sequence ATGTTCCGCAAGGTGCTGGTGGCCAACCGCGGCGAGATCGCCATCCGGGCGTTCCGCGCTGGCTACGAACTGGGAGCGGGCACGGTCGCCGTGTTCCCGCACGAGGACCGCAACTCGCTGCATCGGCTGAAGGCCGACGAGGCCTACGAGATCGGTGAGCCGGGTCACCCGGTGCGCGCCTACCTCTCGGTGAACGAGATCGTGGCGGCCGCCGAGAAGGCGGGCGCCGACGCCGTCTATCCGGGATACGGCTTCCTGTCGGAGAACCCCGACCTGGCCCGCGCCTGCGAAGAGGCGGGGATCACATTCGTCGGTCCCTCCGCCGACATCCTCGAGCTCACGGGGAACAAGGCCCGCGCCGTCAAGGCAGCGCGCGAGGCCGGCGTGCCGGTGCTGGGCTCGTCGGAGCCGTCGAGCGACATCGACGCCCTCGTGGCCGCGGCCGACGACCTGGGCTTCCCGCTGTTCGTGAAGGCCGTCGCGGGTGGTGGCGGCCGCGGCATGCGGCGGGTCCTGGAGCCGGCTCAGCTGCGCGAGTCCATCGAAGCCGCCGCGCGTGAGGCCGAGTCCGCGTTCGGCGACCCGACGGTGTTCCTGGAGAAGGCCGTCGTCGAACCGCGGCACATCGAGGTACAGATCCTCGCCGACGGCGTGGGCAACATCATCCACCTCTACGAGCGCGACTGCTCCGTCCAGCGCCGCCACCAGAAGGTGGTCGAGCTGGCGCCCGCGCCGAACCTCGATCCCGAGCTGCGGGCCCGGATCTGCGCCGACGCCGTCAAGTTCGCGCGCCAGATCGGCTACCGCAACGCCGGCACCGTCGAGTTCCTGCTCGACAAGCAGGGCAACCACGTCTTCATCGAGATGAACCCGCGGATCCAGGTCGAGCACACGGTCACCGAGGAGGTCACCGACGTCGACCTCGTGCAGTCCCAGCTGCGGATCGCCGCGGGCGAGACCCTCGACGACCTCGGCCTCTCGCAGGACAAGATCTACCTGCGCGGCGCCGCACTCCAGTGCCGGATCACCACGGAGGATCCGGCCAACGGCTTCCGCCCGGACACGGGCATGATCAGCGCCTACCGCTCGCCGGGCGGCTCCGGCATTCGGCTCGACGGCGGCACCGCCTTCTCCGGCACGGAAATCAGCGCCCACTTCGACTCGCTGCTGGTGAAGCTCACCTGCCGCGGCCGTGATTTCAAGACCGCCGTGGGCCGCGCCCGTCGCGCCGTCGCGGAGTTCCGTATCCGCGGTGTGGCGACGAACATCCCGTTCCTGCAGGCCGTCCTCGACGACCCGGACTTCCGCGAAGGCCACGTCACCACGTCGTTCATCGAGGAGCGCCCGCACCTGCTCACCGCGCGCCACTCCGCCGACCGCGGCACGCGCCTGCTCACCTACTTGGCCGACCAGACGGTGAACAAGCCACACGGCGAGCGCCCGCGTACCCCGGAGGCGGCGGCGAAGCTGCCGAAGATCCCGGCCGGCTTCAAGCCGGCCGACGGCTCCAAGCAGAAGCTCACCGAGCTGGGCCCGGTCGGCTTCGCGAGCTGGCTGCGCGAGTCGCCGCTGCTCGGCGTCACGGACACGACGTTCCGCGACGCGCACCAGTCGCTGCTCGCGACGCGGGTGCGGACGAAGGACCTGCTGGCCGTCGCGCCGGTGGTCGCCGCCACCGTGCCGCAGCTGCTTTCGCTGGAATGCTGGGGCGGCGCCACGTACGACGTCGCGCTGCGCTTCCTGGCCGAGGACCCGTGGGAGCGGCTGGCCCAGCTGCGCAAGGCCGTGCCGAACATCTGCCTGCAGATGCTGCTGCGCGGGCGCAACACCGTCGGCTACACGCCGTACCCGACCGAGGTGACGCATGCGTTCGTCGAGGAGGCGACCGCCACCGGCATCGACATCTTCCGCATCTTCGACGCGCTCAATGACGTCGAGCAGATGCGGCCGGCGATCGAGGCCGTCCGCGAGACCGGCACCGCCGTCGCCGAGGTCGCGCTCTGCTACACCTCTGACCTGTCCGACCCCGGCGAAAAGCTCTACACGCTCGACTACTACCTCAGGCTGGCTGAGCAGATCGTCGGCGCCGGCGCGCACATCCTGGCGATCAAGGACATGGCGGGACTGCTCCGCGCGCCCGCTGCGGCGAAGCTGGTGACCGTGCTGCGCAAGGAGTTCGACCTCCCGGTGCACATCCACACCCACGACACGGCGGGCGGCCAGCTGGCCACTTACCTCGCCGCGATCCAGGCGGGCGCGGACGCGGTGGACGGCGCCGTTTCGTCGATGGCGGGCACCACGTCGCAGCCCTCGCTCGGCTCGATCGTCGCGGCCACCGACCACTCCGACCACTCCACGGGACTCGACCTGCAGGCGATCGGGGACCTGGAGCCGTACTGGGAGAGCGTCCGCAAGATCTACGCGCCCTTCGAAGCCGGCCTCGCGTCGCCCACCGGTCGCGTGTACCACCACGAGATCCCGGGCGGGCAGCTGTCGAACCTGCGCACGCAGGCCATCGCGCTGGGCCTGGGCGACCGCTTCGAGGACATCGAGGCCATGTACGCCGCCGCGGACAAGATCCTGGGCCACCTGGTGAAGGTGACGCCCTCGTCCAAGGTGGTCGGCGACCTCGCGCTGCACCTCGTCGGCGCGGGCGTGTCACCCGAGGACTTCGAGGCGGAGCCGAACAAGTTCGACATCCCCGACTCCGTGATCGGCTTCCTGCGCGGCGAACTCGGCGACCCGCCGGGCGGCTGGCCGGAACCGTTCCGCACCAAGGCTCTTGAGGGCCGTTCGGCGGCCAAGCCGGTGGCGGAACTGTCCGAAGAGGACCGCAAGGAGCTGACGGACGACCGCCGCGGCGCGCTGAACCGGCTGCTGTTCCCGGGCCCCACGAAGGAGTTCCAGACCCACCGCGAGGCGTACGGTGACACAAGCGTGTTGCCCAGCAAGGACTTCTTCTACGGTCTGCGCCCCGGTGAGGAGTACGCGGTTGACCTGGAGCCGGGTGTCCGCCTGCTCATCGAGCTGGAGGCGATCGGTGAGGCCGACGAGCGCGGGATGCGCACGGTCATGTCGTCGCTGAACGGCCAGATCCGGCCGATCCAGATCCGGGACCGCTCCATAGCCTCGGACATCCCGGCCACGGAAAAGGCCGAGAAGGGGAACCCGAAGCAGATCGCCGCGCCGTTCGCCGGTGTGGTGACGCTGCAGGTGGCCGAGGGCGACGAGGTGGAGTCCGGTGCGACGGTGGCGACGATCGAGGCCATGAAGATGGAGGCTTCCATCACCGCTTCGACGGCGGGCAAGGTCGGGCGGCTGGCGATCACCTCCGTTCAGCAGGTCGAGGGCGGGGACCTCCTCATCGTGCTCGAGTAA
- a CDS encoding helix-turn-helix domain-containing protein — MSVERGLDHPVPPSALPRKLAEILRPELASLSEEIVDEIQATIPAYARPLDGPYGKSIRAGVEYAITLFVAQIADPSVSKEQSHEVHHRLGQNEMREGRSLDTLQSAYRVGARVSWRRIMWVGRRSGLSSAVMSQLADAMLAFMDELASVALDGYLEAKARTAGALETWRRKLLGLLLEVPAAPAKAVAELAQLTGWAVPELVSPIAVRPLLEAHPRRRVTLDSDVLAELDGVEPRIVVPGPVGGARLATLQAALPDHCLAIGPCVPLESLADSLRWARAALVLADRGRIPSQRVIRAEEHLAALLVNSDTALVTLLRTRLFAPLAEMTDKQQDRLLETLRAWLDSQGNVVEIAERLQVHPQTVRYRMRQLQATFGDRLRDPSARFELELVLRGCAPDRPLAGESWVGGIPVGELMPSPRRSPQWSDR; from the coding sequence ATGTCGGTGGAGCGCGGACTCGATCATCCTGTGCCGCCGTCGGCGCTGCCCCGGAAGCTGGCCGAGATCTTGCGCCCTGAACTCGCGAGTCTCTCTGAAGAGATCGTCGACGAGATCCAGGCGACGATCCCGGCGTATGCGCGGCCGCTCGACGGGCCGTACGGGAAGTCAATCCGGGCGGGCGTCGAGTACGCGATCACGCTGTTCGTCGCGCAGATCGCCGACCCGAGCGTGTCCAAGGAGCAGTCGCACGAGGTGCACCACCGGCTCGGGCAGAACGAGATGCGCGAGGGCCGCAGCCTGGACACGCTGCAGTCGGCGTACCGCGTCGGCGCGCGGGTGTCGTGGCGGCGGATCATGTGGGTCGGGCGGCGCAGTGGCCTTTCGTCGGCGGTGATGTCGCAGCTGGCGGACGCGATGCTGGCGTTCATGGACGAGCTCGCGTCGGTGGCCCTCGACGGTTACCTGGAGGCGAAGGCCCGGACGGCCGGCGCGCTGGAGACGTGGCGGCGAAAGCTGCTCGGCCTGCTGCTGGAGGTCCCGGCGGCCCCGGCGAAGGCCGTGGCGGAACTCGCGCAGCTGACCGGCTGGGCGGTGCCGGAGCTGGTGTCGCCGATCGCCGTCCGGCCGCTGCTCGAAGCCCATCCGCGCCGGCGCGTCACGCTGGACTCCGACGTGCTGGCCGAACTCGACGGCGTGGAGCCCCGCATCGTCGTCCCGGGACCGGTCGGCGGCGCGCGGCTGGCGACGTTGCAGGCGGCGCTGCCGGACCACTGCCTGGCCATCGGGCCGTGCGTGCCACTGGAGAGCCTCGCGGATTCGCTGCGCTGGGCCCGAGCCGCCTTGGTTCTCGCCGATCGGGGGCGAATCCCCAGCCAGCGCGTGATCCGCGCCGAGGAGCACTTGGCCGCGCTGCTCGTGAACTCCGATACCGCGCTGGTCACGCTGCTGCGTACCCGTCTGTTCGCCCCGCTCGCCGAAATGACGGACAAGCAGCAGGACCGTCTTCTCGAGACGCTGCGGGCATGGCTCGACAGCCAGGGCAACGTCGTCGAGATCGCCGAACGCCTCCAGGTTCACCCCCAGACGGTGCGCTACCGCATGCGCCAGCTGCAGGCGACGTTCGGCGACCGCCTGCGCGATCCGTCGGCTCGCTTCGAGCTGGAACTGGTGCTGCGCGGATGTGCCCCGGATCGTCCGCTGGCCGGCGAATCCTGGGTGGGCGGCATTCCCGTGGGCGAGCTGATGCCGTCGCCGCGCAGAAGCCCACAGTGGAGCGATCGCTGA
- a CDS encoding arginase family protein: MLINAVPQWQGAIGPRASGLVHGCLALSELAGHVLELPVRHVRQDTATSGAVDGVANRAVLTGPNRAAQLAALEAPGGPVLTIGGDCGVELIPVGVARFRYGAGLGVAWFDAHADLNTAESSPSGAFHGMVLRSLLGEGDASFAASPALEPGRVALFGARAFDAAEEDAVTRGLAVRTEDVAGTLRASGADRVYLHLDLDVLDPAEFGGLNYPEPGGLTITELVEALDGLSEMDVVGAGITECVGTGAELNVLEPVVAAVGRLLMRA, from the coding sequence ATGCTGATCAACGCGGTGCCGCAGTGGCAGGGCGCGATCGGTCCGAGAGCATCCGGGCTGGTCCACGGCTGCCTCGCGCTTTCCGAACTGGCCGGGCACGTGCTCGAACTGCCGGTGCGCCATGTCCGCCAGGACACGGCGACGTCCGGCGCGGTCGACGGCGTCGCCAACCGGGCCGTGCTCACCGGCCCGAACCGGGCGGCGCAGCTGGCCGCGCTGGAGGCGCCGGGCGGTCCGGTGCTGACCATCGGCGGCGACTGCGGCGTCGAGCTGATCCCGGTCGGGGTCGCGCGATTCCGTTACGGCGCAGGGCTGGGCGTCGCGTGGTTCGACGCGCACGCGGACCTGAACACGGCCGAGTCGTCGCCGTCCGGTGCCTTCCACGGGATGGTGCTGCGGTCGCTGCTCGGCGAGGGGGACGCGTCGTTCGCGGCCAGCCCCGCGCTGGAGCCCGGCCGGGTTGCGCTGTTCGGAGCGCGGGCATTCGACGCGGCCGAGGAGGACGCGGTCACCCGCGGGCTGGCCGTGCGGACCGAGGACGTCGCCGGGACGCTGCGCGCGAGCGGCGCGGATCGGGTGTACCTGCACCTGGACCTGGACGTCCTGGACCCGGCCGAGTTCGGCGGACTGAACTACCCGGAGCCGGGCGGGCTGACGATCACTGAGCTTGTCGAGGCGCTCGACGGACTGTCCGAAATGGACGTCGTCGGCGCGGGGATCACGGAGTGCGTCGGCACGGGCGCGGAACTGAACGTTCTCGAGCCCGTTGTCGCCGCAGTGGGGAGGTTGCTGATGCGGGCTTGA
- a CDS encoding DUF4288 domain-containing protein — translation MSRTEPYIAVVLYEATSDSPTHEPLYREDVVLIHAADEDAAREAVRRRAEGETGSYRNEHGELITWTCKRVVDVARTLADDLTGDADLYARHFRDFTAYRQFEPLLSGDALD, via the coding sequence ATGAGCAGGACTGAGCCGTACATCGCCGTTGTCCTCTACGAGGCGACGAGCGATTCGCCGACGCACGAACCGCTGTACCGCGAGGACGTCGTGCTGATCCACGCGGCCGATGAAGACGCCGCACGCGAGGCCGTTCGCCGGCGTGCGGAGGGCGAGACGGGCAGCTACCGCAACGAGCACGGCGAACTGATCACGTGGACGTGCAAGCGGGTGGTGGACGTCGCGCGGACGCTGGCGGACGACCTGACCGGCGACGCCGACCTGTACGCCCGGCATTTTCGCGACTTCACCGCGTACCGGCAGTTCGAGCCGCTGCTGTCCGGTGACGCGCTCGACTGA
- a CDS encoding S8 family peptidase has protein sequence MAFLLVAGVQTPALAAGGTQANPPNWGLDRIDQRTGLDQKYHYETDASDVTVYVIDSGVDAKHPDLQGRVAPGKDFLTSGADTSDTNGHGTRVAGIIAGSSYGVAKGAQIFPVRVLDKDGGGSTDNIIAGITWVTQNAHQPAVAVLGIGGVPNEKLDNAVTGLAAVMPVAVPAGEGGVDASQISPAHVPTALTVGASDVQDQVASFSDFGQPLDLYAPGVDIPAPLAGSSNVGTLSGTSMAAGFVAGAAALYRSQHPDASPADVATALVQAATPDVLKNVPTGTANRLLCTLPAAKP, from the coding sequence ATGGCGTTTCTGCTGGTGGCGGGCGTGCAAACGCCGGCGCTGGCGGCCGGCGGCACCCAGGCCAACCCACCGAACTGGGGACTCGACCGGATCGACCAGCGGACCGGCCTCGACCAGAAGTACCACTACGAAACCGACGCCTCGGACGTCACCGTGTACGTGATCGACAGCGGTGTCGACGCGAAGCACCCGGACCTCCAAGGCCGGGTGGCGCCAGGCAAGGACTTTCTCACCAGCGGTGCCGACACCTCCGACACCAACGGCCACGGCACGCGCGTCGCCGGCATCATCGCCGGGAGCAGCTACGGCGTCGCCAAGGGCGCGCAGATCTTCCCGGTCCGCGTGCTCGACAAGGACGGCGGCGGCTCCACCGACAACATCATCGCGGGCATCACGTGGGTGACGCAGAACGCGCACCAGCCCGCGGTCGCCGTTCTCGGTATCGGCGGCGTGCCCAACGAGAAGCTCGACAACGCTGTCACCGGCCTCGCCGCCGTGATGCCCGTGGCGGTTCCCGCGGGGGAAGGCGGCGTGGACGCGAGCCAGATCTCGCCCGCGCATGTGCCGACCGCGTTGACTGTCGGCGCGAGCGACGTCCAGGACCAGGTGGCGAGTTTCTCCGACTTCGGCCAGCCCCTGGACCTGTACGCGCCGGGCGTCGACATCCCGGCGCCGCTCGCGGGCTCGTCGAATGTGGGCACTCTCTCCGGAACGTCGATGGCCGCGGGCTTCGTGGCGGGCGCCGCCGCCCTCTACCGGTCGCAGCACCCGGACGCCTCGCCGGCGGACGTTGCCACGGCCCTGGTGCAGGCGGCGACCCCGGACGTGCTCAAGAACGTGCCCACGGGAACGGCCAACCGGCTCCTCTGCACCCTGCCTGCCGCGAAGCCCTGA
- a CDS encoding GntR family transcriptional regulator produces MPLRVVVDADNGVAPWRQVYDQIVRAITTGALAHGARLPPIRQLARDLGLASGTIARVYRELEAGGQVATGRAKGTVVTGPAEQPNRAELLREAAAEFAARAHELDAGPAEAVDAVRTALAAISSERGS; encoded by the coding sequence ATGCCGCTGCGAGTGGTGGTCGACGCCGACAACGGCGTCGCACCCTGGCGCCAGGTGTACGACCAGATCGTCCGCGCGATCACGACGGGCGCGCTCGCGCACGGCGCCAGACTGCCGCCGATCCGCCAGCTCGCCCGTGACCTCGGGCTCGCCTCCGGCACCATCGCGCGCGTCTACCGCGAGCTCGAAGCCGGTGGGCAAGTCGCCACGGGCCGTGCGAAGGGAACCGTCGTCACGGGTCCGGCCGAACAGCCGAACCGTGCCGAATTGCTTCGCGAGGCGGCCGCGGAGTTCGCCGCCCGAGCGCACGAACTCGACGCCGGGCCGGCCGAAGCCGTCGACGCCGTCCGCACGGCGCTGGCCGCGATCTCCTCCGAACGCGGCAGCTGA